ATCAATAACCGGCTCTGAAAAGTAGATGCCCCGCTCACTTGAGCGCATGCCTAAAGCAAAATAAGCCACTTTTTCACCTTGCTTGGCTAAATAAAAATAAGGCCGAAAAGCAAAATTACTGCCCAAAAAGGTGTAATCAACTTGCCAGTTACTACTTGCCACAACAGAGCCTGTTAAATCCATTAAATAGACATCTGATGCACCACTGGCACGTTGGATATCTTCTAAATAATAATTAACGGCTTGCTCGCCAATCCCTTGCTTAACCACAAAAGATTTAACTAAATCATTGGCACTAACTAGGGTAGGAATTGTTTTAAAGCGGGCTAATTCGCTTGAAAAATAATGACTTAACTGAGTAGCTTGAACACGGCTTTGTTGCTCTGCTTGTTGATAATCGTGAGCGCGTCCAACGTAAAAAACTAACACAAGCAACAATAAAAGCATTGCACCTGCAATTACTAACTTTTTACTTAATGACGACATTCAAACCTTTGAGATCAGCGCAACTAGAAATTGAACTGGTAGTGTAACGATAAATCTTCTGTTGTACCAGCGACAGCGCCATTGTCCATACGTGGATCAAACACATTATATTTTTTGCCTAACAGGTTTTCTGCTTTAAGCATTAGTTGACTGTTTGCGTTTAACTGCCATTTCAAGCTGCCACCTAATAAGCTATAGGCAGACTGTTCAAAGTGAGCACCTGTAACTGAACTTACCTCTACTTTATCACGCCACAATAGGTTTAAACTCACTTGCCAGCTGTCAGATAGGTTATAACTACTCACTAAGCTTGCAAAACGCTTAAAGCTCGCATTAATTGGATCTTCAAAGTATTGCGTATAGGTACCTGTTACAGAGAACTCTTTACTTGATTGCCAAGTACCATCAAGCTCAATACCACTATTTTGAGTATTAAATGAATTTGTAAAAGTAAATAGTGCATCATTAGATTGCGTTGGCTCAATGTTTATGAAGTCATTGAGTTCATTATAAAAAAGCACCGCATTAGCCTGTAACTCTGAGGTTTGATAATGCCAAACAAGCTCAGTGGTTTTTACCGACTCAGAGCGAAGTGACGGGTTGCCTACGGTGACATCATCATTCGAAAAAAGCTCATTAGTAACTGGGGTTCTGAACGATTCGCCATATTGCACTTTTACGGTATGCTCTGGGTTTATTACATAAACACCCGCAAGGCGAGGCGAAAGTTTACTGTCGATGTCTTTCACATCGTCGTAACGTGCCCCAAAAAATAAATTAAGTGCATCTGAATAAGGTATTTTTAACTGCCCGTAGGCGCTAAATGTTTCGAAGGTATATTTAAGTGATGCAAATTCAGGAAAGTCCATCACAGTCACAATACCTTGCTGATAATAAGCGGGGTCAATAATGACTAACATAGACTCATCATCATAGTAATTAGAACGTACCCCAGCTTCGACTTGTTTAGCCTCTGCGTATTCTATACCCGCTGCAAGCTGCCATTGATTTTCAAATTGATAACTCAGTTCAGTCTCAAATTTGCTATCGGTTGTTTGCCAAGCTGGGCCAAGTAAAAAATCAGGTATATCGTCAAATGAAGCGATTAAACCTGCACTAGCGATATTATGTTTAGTGTACGAGTAACTAGAGTCTAGCTTTAACTTGTCATTATTAATCCAGTTATATTTAATGCCAACAAAGGTGTTATCACTGGTGTGTTGATTTTGCGTTGAATAGCCAGCAAGGTTTAAAAATTCATCGAGGGATGTTTCGTTGTAACGAGCACGTAATTGCAGCTTTTTGTAATCAACACCTGCTTCTAGGTATATTGCTTCAAGAGGGTCCTTTACACCTTGCGGATAGCTTTCGCCATCTTTTTGATCATAAGAAAAACTCGCAAAGAGAGCGGAATCATCACTTAAAGAGGTATTGAACTGCCCTGTTGCCCCGTAGCGACCATTGTTGCCAACAACTAATTGCAGTGCATTTCGCTCTTTAGAGGTAACAATATTCATCACCCCTAAAAACGCATTACTGCCATAAAGCGCCGAGCCAGGACCACGAATAAACTCTATTTTTTCGATAACTTCAATAGGTATATAAGGCATGTAAACAGAAGCTTTACCGAATGATGATTCATTGACACGCTCACCATTAATCATCACCAGCACATTACCGCTATCAAGGTATACACCTCGAGCATGATCTTTAGGCACGGCACCAACCCAATCGCCACGAGTAGATTGCATACCAGGCACAAAGTTCATTACCTCATAGGCGTTATCAACACCCAGAGCTTGAATTTGTTTACGGCTAAATATACTCATGGTTGATGGAACAGATGACAGGGTTTCGCTGGTTTTACTAGCAATATCAACTTGCACATTAAGCAAGTCTTCAAAACTCAAAGAGAATAAGTCTTGTTCTTCAGTCGCGTTTGCAACCAGTGGTATGGTTGAGGCAACTGCAATTGAAAAAAGTGCTGAACATCTTAAAACCTTCACGCTGCGAGATACCTGTACTAATAGCCCATGCTGCAAAAGCAACACCTTGTTTACACTATTAATACAAAAGTTTGGCAAGCTTGCAATGTTTTTATAGTTTTAGTTGAAGAGTTCTCGAAAGTAGATACAAAAAAACCCACTTTCAGCTAAAAATGGGTTTTAATTTTATTGAGCCAACCTTAATTAAGCTGTTTCAACATTAGCAGTACGCTTTGCCTTGATGTACTTATATAAACCAATAAGTGACGCCGCTATCCAGAAAATTTCGATAACAAAACTAGCAAGGTTAAAGTTATAACAAAGACTAATCAGTAACAGAATCGCGCCTGTTAAGTTCATCATGTTATACACAAGGCCGGTTGGCGATGCTTTATTCAGTTGTAATAAAAAGAAAGCACCAACCACTAAGAATGTGCCTGTCATGCCAATAATATCAAATAAAAGTGCTATCACGTGCGTGAGTCCATTTTGTTCAAGTGTTTATACCCATACAACTGGCCCAATCCATGGGGAGGGTTGTTTTCATTCATTGAAACAGCAAACCGGTCAATAGTATCAGAGCATAAGGAATAAACGAGGATAAATGTCCTTAGTTAAAACTAATAATTGGTACACATATCACCCAGCTAAAAGGCTTAGGCATATCTAATTGAACAATTAAAAAACATCATTTTATATATGAATTTTATATTTAAATTTGTAATTCAAATATAAAATGTTAACATCATTTTAACGCGAGTGAGTTTCTAATGCATAAATTGCATAAAAGCTTTTGCAACTTTGTAATTGCAGTCTCTTGCGTAATTGCTGTTTATAAAGAGGAAAAAAAAATGCCGATAGATATGAAGTTATTTATGTATTCAACAGCTCTACCCGTGTTGATGAGTACTCCATTACAAGTTAATGCAGAAGAAACCGAAAATAAAACCAACTCAGAACAGGTAGAAATTATTGAAGTCACTGGTATTAGGGGGAGTTTAGAAAGGTCATTAGATAATAAACGAACAGCTTCATCTGTTGTTGATGCAATCAGTGCAGAAGATGTAGGTAAATTTCCAGATTTAAATATTGCAGAATCTGTTCAGCGTATTACAGGGGTTCAAATTAGTAGAAACCGTGGCGAGGGGGAAGCAGTTAATATTAGGGGCTTACCATCAGAATTTACGATGGTAACACTCAATGGTCGTGCACTACCTAATGCTATTTCGCCTGGTGATTACACCATGACTCGCTCTTTTGACTTCACAATTTTACCTTCAGATTTCATCCGAACGTTAGAGGTTTATAAATCACCAACTGCTGATTTAACTGAAGGAGGATTATCTGGAACAATTAATATAGAAACTCCTAAAGCCGGTGATTTCAGTGAACAAGTTTTCCAATTTTCACTTGATGGTGAATATTCTGATTATGCAGAAACAACTTCCCCACGTGCTTCGGTATTTTTCGCAGATCAATCAGAAGATGGGCGATTCAGCTATGCTGTGGGAGGTGCTTATCAAAAAAGAGATTTCGAAAGTCATTCACATTGGTCTTTTTATATCCCGTACAATGAAGCTGGCGGTTTAGGTGGTGCTGGCCCACAAGATTTAAATTCTAATGGTATTATAGAAGACGGATCTGATGGTAATGACCCTACAACAGTTCGCGCACCGATTAATTTTTATAATCTATACCCTGTTCAAAGTAACAGAACAAACTTATTGGGCTCATTAGAGTTTCAACTGTCGGATGAAGCTAATTTTTATATGGAAGGTCTATATAGTAAATTAGATTTTGAATCTACAAGATATGAGTTCCTTCCTTTTTTAGGTAATTCTAGTGACTTAGTAAGTAGTAGAGCCATAATGATGGAAGGTGCTGATACTGCGGTAGACTTAAGAGTCGCAAATCTTGATTTAAGAAGCGGTGGTCGGTTTGAAGACCGTTCAGGTGACCTTTGGAATATAGTAACAGGTATCAATGTAGACACTGGTGCTTGGCAAGCTAATCTTGAGTTTTCACACTCAGAATCTGCACAGATCCGTAATAATTTAAATCTTGAAAATACAGCAGCCATAGATATTGATGGTGAAGCACTTGTAGCTCAGGGCGATAATGTTGTTAGTCAAATTTTCCATGGTGATTCTGCAAGTAAAATTTTAGACCCTAACAGCTATAAATTATTAAGTTTAAATGGTGAGTTTCTAAAAGAAACCTCTGATGAAATTAATGATATGCGCTTGGACTTAAAATACCTTTCTGATTGGGATATGTTTACTAGCTTATCTTTCGGCATTTCTTATTCTGATCGAAGACAATACCAGGATGCAAAACGCTTAGTTGTTGATGCAAAACAGATAAATGATATTCTGGCAAATGGCGCATTAGAGGTGTCCAATGGAGACTCTGTTTATTACACAGCTGCTCCTTATATGATTCCTATCGAAGCTGCAAATGGCGACTTCCTAGGTAGCTCTGGCGCGGATGTTGTCAAAGCCTGGATTGGTTCAGATACACAAGGGTTTCTTTCTAACTTCAGTAATGACGAACTTATTGCTGCAGGTAGCTTTACTAATAGCGCTACTGGGATTATTGATGTTAGTGAACAAATTGCTGCAGCTTATATACGTACTGACTTTGAATTAGATAATGGCTTTAGTGGTAACATTGGTTTAAGGGTTGTTGAAACAAATCAAAGTAGTGTTGGGGTAAGTCCAGATCTCAACGGTATATCTGTTAACCCAAGTGCAGGTAACGTCACAACGGTTCCTGCTGCAGAAGCTATTGAAGTTAAACGCAGCTATACTGAATTATTACCTTCAGCCAATTTGCGATGGGATCTAACTGATGATCTTTTAATGAGAGCATCAATGTCTAGAACAATTGCCCGCCCTAATTTATCAGATGTATCGCCAACTACGTTCGTTGACGGTGTCACTGCAACAATTACACGTAAAAATCCATATTTGGACCCATTCAAATCTGACAACTACGACTTTACAGCAGAATGGTATTTTGACGAAGGCTCGTTAGCTGGTGCAGCATTATTTTATAAAGATATAAAATCACTTATAAGTGGAAATACTACAAGTGAAACATTACCAGTCACTATCATTAATGGCGATGGTTCAACAACGCCTAGCTCAATCGTTTTCGCAACAAATGAGCTAACCAATGGTTCAGGCGTAAATTTAAAAGGTATAGAACTATACTACCAAACATACTTTAACATGTTACCTGAGCCTTTTGATGGATTAGGCATGCAGGCAAACTACACTTATATTGATAACTCTGACCCAGAGCAATTAACAGCGGCTTCAAAAAACAATGCTAACGTTTCTGCATTTTATGAAAAAGGACCTCTAAGTGTCAGATTTTCATATACTTGGCGTGATAGTTACTTAAACTCATCGCAAGGAGGGTTTAATATGGGAACAGAAAGACAAGCTTATGGAACACTAGATGGTAGTATCTCATATGATATTAATGATAACTTAAGCCTTTCGCTTCAGGCTGTTAACTTAACCGACGAGGCAGATAATTTGAAATTTACAACTAACTTGCCTAACCAAATCACCTATTCGGGTCGCCGTATACTGTTTGGTATCAGAGGTAAACTATAAAGCTTTTCCAATCTCTAGTTATACCGGTTCGCTTACTTAAGTGATCTACTTTGAGGCATATTACCTCGTTTATAACAAAGCAAAAATTTCGTTATTTAGTTGTTCTAAATAACGAAATTTTTTTACGTAGTTAGCGACAGGTTCCATCCTCGAAATGAATAAGGATTTTGCTGGTTTAATTAAATGCAATATACAATGAACCACTTTTAGACATCAAAGTAGCTATATCTATAAAGCTATGTATACCATCACAGTTAAATTCTTCTCTTAGGATCTATAAGTTTTTGAAGCAAATGCATGTTTAACCAAGTTAATGTTTTCCTTCTTGATTTTTTTCCAGTAAGGCCCATCCACAGCAATAGTATTAAATACTCTTTAACTAACATTAAATTAAACATCAAAAATGTGGCAAATACTAATCACTTATGCGTTACCTTACCACCGATGATCTTTAAAGCAGGTGCGCCGCGTATCATAGTTTCGCGGGCGAATTGACGTTGGCAGTCAGGGCAAATACCTGTTTCATTGGTAAAGTCTTGGCTAATACGTTCAACAAAACATTTAACCAATGCCCCTTTACCGCCTTTGCGGTATTTAAATAATTGGCTTTTACATTGTGAGCAAAAAATATCGACTGTTTTGGTCGGGCCTTTTTTGTTTGGTTTTGCCATTACAACTACATTGCTAAAATAAAACCTTAGCTTAACATGTTAAGGCCAGAGCCCCAAAACTAAGCCGATAACAGAAAACTGTAATATTGAATAACTTGCATTAACTAAAAATAATTTTAATGGGCGTTGTTCAAAAATATAGCCAATACCTAAGGCACAGCTAACCCAGCACAAGCCAATAATAAAGCCAGTACCAACAGCCACTCCTACATTGACATTTGCGCCAATAAATAACGATAAACTAAATGCAATTAAACAACATAAAACAAAGCTGCCGCCAAATACCATAACCGGATTAATGCTCTGTAGGTCAAGCTCTGTTAAACCACAGCTTTCCATCCAAATACGTTTAAAAAGCCAAGGTGAATACCACACAGCGCCCAATAGGAAAGATGCAAGGGCAGCAAAAAAGATAGCGAAGTAATTAAGTTCTGAAAAATGCATACGCCAGACTCATACAACTAACAGGTTTAATTTGACTTTAGTTAAGGATCAGCGATGCAGCAAATCAAAAAGGCTGAGTTTTGTACCTATTTATATCTAAATCATACTTTAGGATTAACCGCAGAATTATTTCAGTTTAATAAATAATCAATTTAGTGTTGTACGGGTTTTTTCTGTAATTTGCGTTGAAGGGTTCTTCTGTGCATATTCAGTTGGCGTGCTGTTTCAGAGATATTGCCATCATTGCTATGGAGTACATGTTGAATATGCTCCCACTCAAGACGCTCTGGCGACATTATTTGGCTTGGCTCTGGGTTTTCCAACGAGGCACATGCTTCAACATCACCCAAGATTGTTTTCAATAATGAATTAAAATCGACAGGCTTTGGTAAGTAGTCATCTGCACCGAGTCGTATCGCTTCTACCGCACTGGCTATACTGGCAAATCCCGTGAGCAATACGATACGCGCTGAAGGAAATTGTTCTCTTAAAGGTTTAATTAGCGCAAGGCCGTTATCATCCCCGAGCTTTAAATCCACCAGAAAGTGGCTTGCCTCAAAAGTGGTTGTTTTTTGTAAAGCTTGCTCAGCGTTATGAGCAAGTGAACATGTGAAGCCTTGTTTTGTAAAGCGCCTCGCAAGCGTGCTGGCTAGGTTTACATCGTCTTCAATAATTAAAAGTTTCATACAATTTTTAAACTAACCATCGCAATCGCGCCTTGCTGTGGGTGATTACTTAGTGTTAATGAGCCATTTAAGCGCTCTAAGGTTACATTAGAAAGCATAACTGCCATTCCCATTCCATCGCTACTAGGCATGAGCTGACCGCCTAATGATGCCATTTGTTGCTCGCTAAATCCTTGACCGAAATCACGTAATGACAATGAAAGTATTTGCTCATTGATTTGCCACTTAGCTTCGATGTTGTGTTGCTGATTATGGCTATTTGCCGATACGGCGTTTTGCAACAAGTTTAAGATAGCCGGTAACAGCATAGCATCACTCAAAATCGAACAATCAGGGGCGTCATTTAGCCACTGTAAGCTTTGCTCAGGAAAATGCAGTGTCATCGCATCTTGAATAGTGTTTTGCAGTGTTTGAGCACTAATCACCTGTTGCATTTCACCGGTTCTTAAGGCATTTGAAAGTGATCTAAAATGAGCAAGCTGCTCTTTACACTGGGCTAATGGCTTAGCCATTTCTTGTACAATGGGATCATCAGCTTGTTGCTCTTTAAGCTCTTCAAATAATAGCTGTAAGTTTGCTATCGGCGTTGCAAGTTGGTGCGTTACTTGTGCGGCAGCGCCATCAAGCGTTAATAATTGCTCATGTCTTAATTGTTGCTCGCGGGTACGAGCAATAGTGGCCTCTCTGGCTCTTAACGTGCTGTTTAATGTGCCAATCACAAAAGCAATAACGATGGCGCTGATAACAAAGTTGATCCACATACCAATGAAATGATGAGTCATCTGCATCTGATGCATGGTGTGTTCGGGCATTTTTATCAGTAAAAAACTATAAGCGGCGATTGCCAGCACAGCAGTGTAAGCAAGCCCTTTTGCATTAACAGACACCGCCGCTATCATTATCGGTAACAGTAATAACGAAACAAATGCATTGGTTGCCCCACCACTTAATGAGAGCAAAATAGTTAGAAACAATAAGTCGGCTGTAAGCTGCATCAACACAGCTGCTGGCCTTGCTTTCGTGACATTTCGGTAAGCGAATATACTTAACAGCTGAAAGATTGCTTCAACACAAATTACAGCAAGTAAAGGTAATAATGGAATTTGATATTCAAATAGAAAATATACCGCAATAACAGCAACAAACTGCACGGCGATTGCGGCGCTTCTTAAAATTAGTAGGCGACTGATCGCCGGATCGGTTTGCATAGCGGACTCTTTAAAGCTTAATCATCGTCCATTGAAATTGTAAAAACAGCACAAGGCGTTCCTTGATGAAACACCATTTGCCATTGTTTACCATTAAAACGCCACAGTGACATACGAACTGAGTAGTTAAACTCTGAGCGAGCTGAACGTCTAAAGGCCGCTTGATAGCTTAGCTGTGCAATATCATCACTAAGCATTCGGCCTTTAAAATGTTGATTATAAAACTGCGGTACCACCTCAGTTGGTAGGCGGGTTAAAACTTGGAACTTATTAAATGACGTGCCATCAGCGGCTATTTCAATAAAATCATCATCAAGTAATGCATCAAGCGCTTCAGCAGATTGACGTACCTCTGGCTCAAGGAGCTGTCGCTCTGCATCAATTAAATGATTAAATAACGTCTCTTTAATTTTACCGCCCATAGTAACCCTTACTGTTTGAGCACTTTACCGCCCTTCATAACAAACTGAACCTGACTAAGTTCACTAATGTTATCAAGTACATTCATATTCACGCTGATAATATCTGCTTGTTTACCAACACTCAAGTCACCGAGGTTATCACTTTGACCTAATAGTTTAGCAGCTTCAACGGTGGCTGATCTAATTGCTTGTTTTGGTGTCATGCCGTATTTAACTAATAACTCAAACTCTTTAGCATTATCACCATGCTTAGATACGCCTGAATCTGTACCAAAGGCTATTTTAACCTTGTTTTTTAACGCTAATTTAAATGATGCTTCCATTTTTGGCGCTACTACTTCAACCTTATCAGCAATTGCTTTTGGCATATTTGGGTTATTTAGCACTTCTTCTTTTACTGTCGCGCCAGCGAGTAAGGTTGGAACTAAATACGCGTCTTGCTTTTTGAAAAGCTTAACCGTGTCTTTATCTAAAAAAGAGCCATGCTCGATTGAATCAACACCCGCTCTAAGTGCTGCTTTTATACCTTCTGTGCCATGAGCATGAGCGGTCACTTTGCGGCCTAAATGATGGGCTGTGTTTACAATGGCACTGAGTTCTTCATCAGTAAATTGCTGATTAACCCCTGCCGCTGTATTACTTAATACACCACCTGTCGCGGTAATTTTAATCACATCGGCACCGCTTTTAATTACATCGCGTACTGCACGAGTACAATCGGCTGCGCCATCACACACACCTAAGCCACCCCCTTCTGTCGCTTTGGTAATATCACGACGATAGACATGCATATCACCGTGACCACCGGTCGGTGTGATCATATCGCCTGCAGCAAAAATGCGCGGGCCAACAATGTCTCCACGTTCAACTGCTCGCTTTAATGGGAAGATAACTTGATAGCTGCTACCTAGGTCACGCACAGAGGTAAAACCTGCATCAACCGTACGTTGTAAGTATTTTAGAGAACGCAGAGCGTAATCGGCTTCGTATTCAGTTGTCCACTGGTGTGGGTTACGTTTTGCATCTCGCTCAAAGGTAACATGAACGTGCATATCAATCAGACCTGGCAAT
The nucleotide sequence above comes from Pseudoalteromonas shioyasakiensis. Encoded proteins:
- a CDS encoding ATP-binding protein, translated to MQTDPAISRLLILRSAAIAVQFVAVIAVYFLFEYQIPLLPLLAVICVEAIFQLLSIFAYRNVTKARPAAVLMQLTADLLFLTILLSLSGGATNAFVSLLLLPIMIAAVSVNAKGLAYTAVLAIAAYSFLLIKMPEHTMHQMQMTHHFIGMWINFVISAIVIAFVIGTLNSTLRAREATIARTREQQLRHEQLLTLDGAAAQVTHQLATPIANLQLLFEELKEQQADDPIVQEMAKPLAQCKEQLAHFRSLSNALRTGEMQQVISAQTLQNTIQDAMTLHFPEQSLQWLNDAPDCSILSDAMLLPAILNLLQNAVSANSHNQQHNIEAKWQINEQILSLSLRDFGQGFSEQQMASLGGQLMPSSDGMGMAVMLSNVTLERLNGSLTLSNHPQQGAIAMVSLKIV
- a CDS encoding nuclear transport factor 2 family protein; this translates as MGGKIKETLFNHLIDAERQLLEPEVRQSAEALDALLDDDFIEIAADGTSFNKFQVLTRLPTEVVPQFYNQHFKGRMLSDDIAQLSYQAAFRRSARSEFNYSVRMSLWRFNGKQWQMVFHQGTPCAVFTISMDDD
- a CDS encoding DUF1761 domain-containing protein; protein product: MHFSELNYFAIFFAALASFLLGAVWYSPWLFKRIWMESCGLTELDLQSINPVMVFGGSFVLCCLIAFSLSLFIGANVNVGVAVGTGFIIGLCWVSCALGIGYIFEQRPLKLFLVNASYSILQFSVIGLVLGLWP
- a CDS encoding TonB-dependent receptor; the encoded protein is MHKLHKSFCNFVIAVSCVIAVYKEEKKMPIDMKLFMYSTALPVLMSTPLQVNAEETENKTNSEQVEIIEVTGIRGSLERSLDNKRTASSVVDAISAEDVGKFPDLNIAESVQRITGVQISRNRGEGEAVNIRGLPSEFTMVTLNGRALPNAISPGDYTMTRSFDFTILPSDFIRTLEVYKSPTADLTEGGLSGTINIETPKAGDFSEQVFQFSLDGEYSDYAETTSPRASVFFADQSEDGRFSYAVGGAYQKRDFESHSHWSFYIPYNEAGGLGGAGPQDLNSNGIIEDGSDGNDPTTVRAPINFYNLYPVQSNRTNLLGSLEFQLSDEANFYMEGLYSKLDFESTRYEFLPFLGNSSDLVSSRAIMMEGADTAVDLRVANLDLRSGGRFEDRSGDLWNIVTGINVDTGAWQANLEFSHSESAQIRNNLNLENTAAIDIDGEALVAQGDNVVSQIFHGDSASKILDPNSYKLLSLNGEFLKETSDEINDMRLDLKYLSDWDMFTSLSFGISYSDRRQYQDAKRLVVDAKQINDILANGALEVSNGDSVYYTAAPYMIPIEAANGDFLGSSGADVVKAWIGSDTQGFLSNFSNDELIAAGSFTNSATGIIDVSEQIAAAYIRTDFELDNGFSGNIGLRVVETNQSSVGVSPDLNGISVNPSAGNVTTVPAAEAIEVKRSYTELLPSANLRWDLTDDLLMRASMSRTIARPNLSDVSPTTFVDGVTATITRKNPYLDPFKSDNYDFTAEWYFDEGSLAGAALFYKDIKSLISGNTTSETLPVTIINGDGSTTPSSIVFATNELTNGSGVNLKGIELYYQTYFNMLPEPFDGLGMQANYTYIDNSDPEQLTAASKNNANVSAFYEKGPLSVRFSYTWRDSYLNSSQGGFNMGTERQAYGTLDGSISYDINDNLSLSLQAVNLTDEADNLKFTTNLPNQITYSGRRILFGIRGKL
- a CDS encoding response regulator transcription factor, translated to MKLLIIEDDVNLASTLARRFTKQGFTCSLAHNAEQALQKTTTFEASHFLVDLKLGDDNGLALIKPLREQFPSARIVLLTGFASIASAVEAIRLGADDYLPKPVDFNSLLKTILGDVEACASLENPEPSQIMSPERLEWEHIQHVLHSNDGNISETARQLNMHRRTLQRKLQKKPVQH
- a CDS encoding TonB-dependent receptor plug domain-containing protein, which produces MKVLRCSALFSIAVASTIPLVANATEEQDLFSLSFEDLLNVQVDIASKTSETLSSVPSTMSIFSRKQIQALGVDNAYEVMNFVPGMQSTRGDWVGAVPKDHARGVYLDSGNVLVMINGERVNESSFGKASVYMPYIPIEVIEKIEFIRGPGSALYGSNAFLGVMNIVTSKERNALQLVVGNNGRYGATGQFNTSLSDDSALFASFSYDQKDGESYPQGVKDPLEAIYLEAGVDYKKLQLRARYNETSLDEFLNLAGYSTQNQHTSDNTFVGIKYNWINNDKLKLDSSYSYTKHNIASAGLIASFDDIPDFLLGPAWQTTDSKFETELSYQFENQWQLAAGIEYAEAKQVEAGVRSNYYDDESMLVIIDPAYYQQGIVTVMDFPEFASLKYTFETFSAYGQLKIPYSDALNLFFGARYDDVKDIDSKLSPRLAGVYVINPEHTVKVQYGESFRTPVTNELFSNDDVTVGNPSLRSESVKTTELVWHYQTSELQANAVLFYNELNDFINIEPTQSNDALFTFTNSFNTQNSGIELDGTWQSSKEFSVTGTYTQYFEDPINASFKRFASLVSSYNLSDSWQVSLNLLWRDKVEVSSVTGAHFEQSAYSLLGGSLKWQLNANSQLMLKAENLLGKKYNVFDPRMDNGAVAGTTEDLSLHYQFNF
- a CDS encoding metal-dependent hydrolase family protein, with protein sequence MKKINLKISTLSVLSLLSTFAVNAQTTIIHAGKMLVGTDQDVKEQQTLVIENSKITEIKAGFLTKQQLNLSDADVIDLKNQMVLPGLIDMHVHVTFERDAKRNPHQWTTEYEADYALRSLKYLQRTVDAGFTSVRDLGSSYQVIFPLKRAVERGDIVGPRIFAAGDMITPTGGHGDMHVYRRDITKATEGGGLGVCDGAADCTRAVRDVIKSGADVIKITATGGVLSNTAAGVNQQFTDEELSAIVNTAHHLGRKVTAHAHGTEGIKAALRAGVDSIEHGSFLDKDTVKLFKKQDAYLVPTLLAGATVKEEVLNNPNMPKAIADKVEVVAPKMEASFKLALKNKVKIAFGTDSGVSKHGDNAKEFELLVKYGMTPKQAIRSATVEAAKLLGQSDNLGDLSVGKQADIISVNMNVLDNISELSQVQFVMKGGKVLKQ
- a CDS encoding CBU_0592 family membrane protein, coding for MIALLFDIIGMTGTFLVVGAFFLLQLNKASPTGLVYNMMNLTGAILLLISLCYNFNLASFVIEIFWIAASLIGLYKYIKAKRTANVETA